One stretch of Anaerolineales bacterium DNA includes these proteins:
- a CDS encoding acetyl-CoA C-acyltransferase: protein MSEAFIISAIRTPVGQGKPTGALVSLSPTDLTALVLQEAVKRAGIEPAQVEDVVWGCVTPVGDQGANLARLGVLRAGFPMHVPAVTLSRMCGSSQQAIHFAAQAILAGDMDLVIAGGTEMMSHQPLGADYPKEWPQGLPYQLVHQGVSAEMMAEKYDLTRFELDDYACESHLKAMHAIQNGYFEGQILPITLADGKVVKIDEGVRMPPNREKMAALQPVFKPEGVITAANASQISDGSAALVLASAKAVGAYNLSPLARVVARFVTGSDPVLMLDGPIPATRQILNRSGISLDEIDVIEINEAFASVILAWAKEIKPDITKVNPNGGAIALGHPLGATGAVLMTKLVHELQRTHGTYGLQTMCIGHGMATSTIIERV, encoded by the coding sequence ATGTCTGAAGCATTCATCATTTCCGCTATTCGAACGCCAGTCGGGCAGGGCAAGCCCACCGGCGCATTAGTCTCCCTTTCACCCACCGATCTGACCGCACTGGTCCTCCAAGAAGCTGTTAAACGGGCTGGTATCGAGCCTGCCCAGGTAGAAGATGTTGTGTGGGGATGTGTGACACCCGTCGGTGATCAGGGAGCCAATCTGGCTCGCCTCGGTGTACTCAGGGCTGGTTTCCCAATGCACGTCCCGGCTGTCACGCTTAGCCGGATGTGTGGCTCGAGCCAGCAGGCAATCCATTTTGCCGCCCAGGCTATCCTGGCCGGCGATATGGACCTTGTGATCGCCGGTGGGACCGAGATGATGTCGCACCAACCCCTGGGGGCTGATTACCCAAAAGAGTGGCCGCAAGGTTTACCCTATCAATTAGTCCATCAGGGTGTCAGCGCCGAGATGATGGCTGAGAAGTACGACCTGACGCGTTTTGAGCTGGATGATTATGCCTGCGAATCACACCTGAAAGCCATGCACGCCATCCAAAATGGCTACTTTGAAGGCCAGATTTTACCAATCACTTTAGCTGACGGTAAGGTGGTGAAAATAGATGAAGGTGTACGTATGCCACCCAATCGTGAGAAAATGGCTGCCCTCCAGCCGGTTTTCAAACCAGAGGGGGTTATCACTGCCGCGAATGCCAGCCAGATCAGCGATGGCTCGGCAGCCCTGGTTCTGGCATCAGCCAAAGCGGTTGGTGCATACAACCTGAGCCCCCTGGCGCGCGTTGTCGCCCGCTTTGTCACCGGCTCCGACCCGGTGCTCATGCTGGATGGCCCCATCCCTGCTACAAGGCAAATCCTCAATCGCTCGGGGATCTCCTTGGATGAAATTGATGTCATTGAGATCAACGAAGCTTTCGCTTCGGTTATCCTGGCCTGGGCGAAGGAGATTAAACCGGATATCACCAAAGTCAATCCAAATGGAGGTGCCATTGCCCTGGGCCACCCATTGGGTGCTACCGGTGCCGTCTTGATGACCAAGCTTGTCCATGAGCTACAACGCACCCACGGTACTTATGGCTTGCAGACCATGTGTATCGGTCATGGTATGGCCACTTCAACCATCATTGAGCGTGTTTAG
- a CDS encoding nitroreductase: protein MDYRSQRQLIRGDLWDEWGSLELDQKLGLPMPPLEKSYPKDATLIDLVSPKDFTIGNMPLSEAIRLRQSSRKYLPKPLSLEELSFLLWATQGVKSIIMDGYATRRTVPSGGARHPFETYLAVMKVEDLAQGLYRYLAIEHKLLLLSEDPEVGIKISEACADFALESAVTFIWTAIPYRSEWRYGPLAAKLIAQDSGHVCQNLYLACTAIQAGTCAVGAYIQQKMDALLGVDGVDEFTVYCGPVGKI, encoded by the coding sequence ATGGATTATCGATCGCAACGCCAGCTCATCCGAGGTGACTTATGGGACGAATGGGGCTCGCTCGAGCTTGATCAGAAGCTTGGGTTGCCAATGCCACCCCTTGAAAAGTCTTACCCAAAAGATGCTACGCTTATTGACCTGGTTTCACCAAAGGATTTTACGATTGGGAACATGCCTCTCAGTGAAGCGATTCGTCTTCGCCAGAGCTCCCGGAAATACCTGCCGAAACCCCTATCACTGGAAGAGCTATCCTTCCTGTTGTGGGCTACACAAGGCGTGAAATCAATCATCATGGATGGTTACGCCACCCGACGGACGGTGCCATCCGGAGGTGCGCGGCATCCCTTTGAGACGTACCTGGCAGTGATGAAGGTTGAGGATTTGGCTCAGGGGTTATATCGTTACCTGGCGATTGAGCATAAGCTCTTGTTATTGAGCGAAGACCCAGAGGTTGGGATAAAAATTTCGGAGGCATGCGCCGATTTTGCGTTGGAGAGCGCAGTAACTTTCATCTGGACGGCTATCCCCTACCGGTCCGAGTGGCGTTATGGACCCCTGGCAGCCAAGCTGATTGCACAGGATTCGGGTCATGTGTGCCAGAACCTGTACCTGGCGTGCACCGCCATCCAGGCTGGAACGTGCGCAGTGGGCGCTTACATTCAGCAGAAGATGGATGCGCTGCTGGGTGTGGATGGAGTGGACGAATTCACCGTCTATTGCGGGCCGGTGGGTAAAATCTAG
- a CDS encoding acyl-CoA synthetase — translation MENSSLSLAPYFSPHGIAVVGASTDPNKLGYGLARNLVQCNFQGVIHFVNPKGGSLFGRPIYPSVIDLPNPVDLAIILIPAEGVAKVLKECAERGIHAVIVSSGGFRETGEHGATLEKEILGIAREHDIRLIGPNCIGILDTHLPLDATFLPPPGPPPGDVAFISHSGAICAAVIDWARGQGFGLSRLVSLGNQADVTETDVLASVAEDRFTRVLTLYLEGVSNGRKFVQEARNITLTKPIVALKVGRYPSGQRAAASHTGALAGQENAFNAAFRRAGVIRADTSEELFDWARALAWSPLPKGRAIAVLTSAGGPGVTAADALEMNGMSLAVLAPETQAKLGQILPPAASLHNPVDMLASATPEQFAACLQVLLDDSGVHGVMVVTPPPPMHTTGAVAKTMIPIIQNSSKPVTIALMGERLIQEAVEHFRAARVPEYRFPERAASALAVLAQQAEYVDSEKQAKYVHARADLDAVKQVLQLRKDNPGYLDASEISTILKSYRLPGVPMRLAVNPEAAVLDAEEISYPVVLKIAAANITHKSDIGGVMLNLSDAEAVRSGFTKIVDNAKSLNPKVDIQGVYVQRMLPAGQEVILGAVQDAQFGPLVMFGSGGIEVEGLKDVAFSLAPLTLRDAEWMLESTWAGRRLHGFRSLPPADRKSVLDALILLGQLAADFPELAEIEINPLRVFSDSQGSAALDVRMRVA, via the coding sequence ATGGAAAATTCATCCCTATCTCTTGCGCCGTACTTCTCACCCCATGGCATCGCTGTGGTCGGGGCATCCACCGATCCGAACAAACTGGGCTATGGCCTGGCACGCAACCTGGTGCAGTGCAATTTCCAGGGTGTTATCCATTTTGTCAATCCAAAAGGTGGCAGCTTGTTTGGCCGGCCAATCTATCCCTCCGTGATCGACCTGCCCAACCCGGTTGACCTGGCAATCATCCTGATCCCCGCCGAAGGTGTGGCGAAGGTTTTAAAGGAATGCGCTGAAAGGGGCATTCATGCGGTAATTGTTTCCTCGGGAGGCTTCCGTGAGACGGGTGAACACGGGGCGACCCTGGAAAAGGAGATCCTGGGTATTGCCAGGGAACATGACATCCGCCTGATCGGGCCGAACTGTATTGGTATCCTGGATACACACTTGCCATTGGATGCGACCTTTCTCCCACCGCCTGGTCCACCGCCAGGCGATGTGGCGTTCATCTCCCATTCAGGGGCGATTTGCGCGGCTGTGATCGATTGGGCCCGCGGCCAGGGTTTTGGCTTGTCACGTTTGGTCAGCCTGGGAAATCAGGCAGACGTAACTGAGACCGATGTGCTGGCCTCCGTCGCAGAGGATCGGTTCACCCGCGTGTTGACTTTATATCTGGAGGGGGTCAGCAATGGGCGCAAATTTGTCCAGGAAGCCCGCAATATCACACTCACGAAGCCGATTGTGGCCCTTAAGGTTGGCCGGTATCCCAGCGGGCAACGGGCTGCTGCCTCACATACTGGTGCATTGGCTGGCCAGGAAAATGCATTTAACGCAGCCTTCCGCCGGGCAGGGGTGATCCGTGCTGACACGAGTGAAGAATTATTTGATTGGGCACGCGCCCTGGCCTGGAGCCCGTTGCCTAAAGGACGGGCAATCGCCGTGCTTACCAGCGCAGGTGGGCCAGGTGTGACAGCCGCGGATGCCTTGGAAATGAATGGGATGTCATTGGCAGTATTGGCACCGGAAACGCAGGCGAAATTAGGCCAGATCCTGCCGCCTGCAGCTAGCTTACATAACCCAGTGGATATGCTGGCATCAGCCACACCCGAACAATTTGCAGCCTGCCTCCAAGTCTTGTTGGATGACTCCGGCGTGCACGGCGTTATGGTCGTTACCCCACCTCCGCCCATGCACACGACCGGCGCAGTGGCAAAAACGATGATTCCCATCATCCAAAATTCAAGTAAACCAGTCACCATCGCCTTGATGGGCGAACGGCTGATCCAGGAAGCGGTTGAGCACTTTAGAGCCGCCAGGGTACCTGAATACCGCTTCCCCGAACGAGCTGCTTCTGCCTTGGCCGTACTGGCGCAGCAGGCTGAGTACGTGGATAGTGAGAAACAGGCAAAGTACGTCCATGCCAGGGCTGACCTTGATGCAGTTAAGCAGGTCTTGCAGCTTCGCAAGGATAATCCTGGTTACCTTGACGCTTCCGAAATTTCCACTATCCTCAAATCCTACCGCTTACCAGGGGTACCGATGCGGTTGGCGGTTAACCCCGAAGCCGCTGTCTTAGATGCGGAAGAGATAAGCTACCCCGTCGTTCTAAAGATCGCAGCTGCGAATATCACGCACAAATCTGATATCGGCGGTGTGATGCTCAACCTGAGCGATGCAGAAGCGGTTAGGTCAGGGTTTACCAAGATCGTCGACAATGCCAAAAGCTTAAATCCCAAAGTCGATATCCAGGGTGTGTATGTCCAACGCATGCTGCCTGCTGGCCAGGAAGTTATCCTGGGGGCGGTCCAGGATGCTCAATTCGGACCACTGGTGATGTTCGGCTCTGGGGGCATTGAAGTTGAAGGGCTGAAAGATGTGGCTTTCTCGCTTGCCCCGCTGACTTTGAGGGATGCAGAGTGGATGTTGGAAAGCACCTGGGCAGGCCGGCGCCTGCACGGCTTCCGGAGCCTACCTCCGGCGGATCGGAAATCCGTCCTGGATGCCCTGATCCTGCTCGGTCAGCTGGCAGCTGATTTCCCTGAGCTGGCAGAAATCGAGATCAACCCGCTGCGTGTCTTCTCTGACTCACAGGGTTCTGCCGCACTGGACGTTCGTATGCGGGTTGCTTGA
- the hydA gene encoding dihydropyrimidinase, translated as MSTIIKAGTIITAAETFQADILIEGEKITSIGQDIDQAGAVIIDAQGKIIMPGGVDPHTHFNLPMFGTVSSDDHYTGHKAAAFGGTTTVLDFVSQDVDSLHACVDAWHKRADPLAAIDFGFHMNITRFDEKIAQEIPDLTGMGITSLKVFTAYNNRLRLSDGEIFQVLRLAKTHRLLTLLHAENGDVIDILTAEALAEGHTTPEWHARTRPAWGAVEATLRAAALSAQAGAPLYIVHMNVAGEVDQLAYAREHGLQVMGETCPQYLFFSEEKLSKPDGAKWVCSPPLRTPADNQRLWAGVANGTLQTIATDHCAFFYDGSQPIVYEGKSIAIPGKELGKDDFTKIPNGLPCVGDRLPILWTYGVRAGRISANQFVALTSSNPAKVFGLYPRKGALLPGSDADIVIWDPERRIRYGKAYSHHRTDYNLFEDWELVGYPEKVFLRGMLIVDGEQWLGRAGMGRYMSRDHGVIL; from the coding sequence ATGTCGACCATTATCAAAGCAGGCACCATCATCACCGCAGCTGAGACCTTCCAAGCCGATATCTTGATCGAGGGGGAAAAAATCACCTCGATTGGTCAAGATATCGATCAAGCTGGTGCTGTAATCATTGACGCGCAGGGTAAGATCATCATGCCCGGAGGCGTGGACCCACACACCCACTTCAACCTGCCCATGTTCGGCACGGTCAGCTCCGATGACCACTATACGGGTCATAAAGCAGCAGCCTTTGGCGGTACAACCACAGTACTCGATTTTGTCTCCCAGGACGTCGATTCCCTGCATGCCTGTGTGGATGCCTGGCACAAGCGAGCCGACCCGCTGGCAGCGATTGACTTCGGCTTCCACATGAATATCACGCGCTTTGATGAGAAGATAGCACAGGAGATCCCAGACTTGACTGGCATGGGTATCACATCGTTAAAAGTATTCACAGCCTATAATAACCGCCTGCGGCTGAGCGATGGTGAGATCTTCCAGGTGCTTCGGCTGGCAAAAACCCACAGGCTGCTGACCCTGCTGCATGCAGAAAATGGTGATGTGATCGATATCCTGACTGCTGAAGCCCTGGCGGAAGGCCACACCACGCCAGAGTGGCATGCCCGCACCCGTCCAGCCTGGGGCGCAGTGGAAGCCACGCTGCGGGCCGCAGCCTTATCTGCACAAGCTGGTGCGCCTCTTTATATCGTCCACATGAATGTGGCTGGAGAGGTTGACCAGCTGGCTTATGCCAGGGAGCATGGTCTGCAGGTGATGGGTGAGACCTGCCCACAATACCTGTTCTTCTCTGAAGAGAAACTGAGCAAGCCCGACGGGGCGAAATGGGTGTGCTCCCCGCCCCTGCGGACACCAGCCGACAACCAGCGCTTATGGGCAGGTGTGGCCAATGGTACCCTGCAGACCATCGCAACCGACCATTGCGCATTCTTCTATGATGGAAGCCAACCAATCGTATATGAAGGCAAATCCATAGCCATTCCAGGAAAAGAGCTGGGCAAAGATGATTTTACCAAGATCCCTAATGGCTTGCCCTGCGTCGGTGACCGGCTGCCCATCCTGTGGACCTACGGGGTCAGGGCTGGTAGGATTTCTGCGAACCAATTTGTCGCCCTGACGAGCTCCAACCCGGCCAAGGTATTCGGACTTTATCCGCGCAAAGGTGCCCTGCTGCCGGGGTCAGATGCGGATATCGTAATCTGGGATCCTGAGCGCAGGATCCGCTATGGAAAGGCCTACTCTCATCACCGGACTGATTACAACCTTTTTGAAGATTGGGAGCTGGTGGGATACCCTGAAAAAGTGTTCCTGCGCGGCATGCTTATCGTTGATGGGGAGCAATGGCTCGGCCGGGCAGGCATGGGCCGCTACATGTCACGTGACCATGGTGTGATCCTGTAA
- the folK gene encoding 2-amino-4-hydroxy-6-hydroxymethyldihydropteridine diphosphokinase, whose protein sequence is MAASIYLSLGSNLGNRLNNLQAAMNELEIKISQIQQSPIYETEPWGYSDQPLFLNQVIRASTSLEPHELLTFLKATEVKMGRQETFRFGPRLIDLDILFYDDVILETPDLTIPHPRMTERAFIIIPLSDIAPDLIHPVAGKTIQQLKAELDPSSVRLYKTINS, encoded by the coding sequence ATGGCAGCCAGCATCTATCTTTCCTTAGGTTCCAACCTTGGAAACCGGCTGAATAATTTACAAGCTGCAATGAATGAGCTGGAAATCAAAATTAGCCAGATCCAACAATCACCGATCTATGAGACCGAACCATGGGGATATTCGGACCAACCTCTGTTCCTGAACCAGGTAATCAGGGCCAGCACAAGCCTTGAACCACACGAATTGCTAACCTTTTTAAAAGCTACTGAGGTAAAAATGGGTCGCCAGGAGACTTTTCGCTTCGGTCCACGCCTGATAGACCTGGATATCCTTTTTTATGACGACGTGATCCTCGAGACACCCGATTTGACCATCCCACACCCCCGCATGACTGAGCGCGCATTTATCATCATACCATTGTCAGATATCGCCCCTGATCTCATCCACCCAGTGGCGGGAAAAACCATACAACAGCTTAAAGCTGAATTGGATCCAAGCAGCGTGAGGCTGTATAAGACCATCAATTCCTGA
- the selB gene encoding selenocysteine-specific translation elongation factor — translation MHVIGTAGHVDHGKSSLVQALTGTHPDRLKEEREREMTIDLGFAWLTLPSGEEIGIVDVPGHRDFLENMLAGVGGIDAALFVIAADEGMMPQTIEHLAILDILQIQGGVIALTKIDMVDDPDWLDLVEDDIRTALQHTVLESAPIVRVSSRTHQGIPELLQRLDECLLNHPPRADLGRPRLPIDRVFSMPGFGTVVTGTLSDGTLQAGNEVEILPAGLRSRIRGLQTHRKKEDLAIPGSRTAVNLSGINTEQVKRGDIIAYPGSYQPTRRIDVKFKLLADVPLPLKHDTMVKFFIGAAEVLARVRLLGSEELHPGEEGWLQLELEEPVVAIRGDRYILRRPSPGETLGGGVIIDPHSKGRHKRFSGGELARLELLSRGTPAEILLQALTALGIASLQDVISRSNLDATIAKNAAQELVTQGDVITLDNSPGLAASSQSLVISRSYCNQLKRQVLQEVGDYHKVYPLRGGMPREELKSRLKLISRPYNAILHLIVADGDLVETGAFVRLTNHAIRFNSQQQLAADGLLKRFASAPYSPPSAKECITEVGDELYNAMLESGWLVSIPPDVVFRKQDYERMVSEVINLLQGGKTITAAEVRDHFNTSRRYVLALLEHLDARGITVREGDIRRLK, via the coding sequence ATGCACGTCATTGGCACAGCCGGGCACGTTGATCATGGGAAATCCAGCCTTGTCCAGGCACTGACCGGGACCCATCCCGACCGCCTGAAGGAAGAACGCGAGCGGGAAATGACGATCGATCTGGGCTTTGCCTGGCTCACCTTGCCTTCTGGTGAAGAAATCGGCATTGTAGATGTGCCCGGTCACCGCGATTTCTTGGAAAACATGCTGGCAGGGGTGGGTGGGATTGACGCGGCATTATTTGTCATCGCCGCAGATGAAGGCATGATGCCCCAGACGATCGAGCACCTGGCAATCCTGGACATCTTGCAAATCCAGGGTGGAGTGATCGCGCTGACCAAGATTGACATGGTCGACGACCCAGACTGGCTCGACCTGGTTGAAGATGATATCCGGACAGCACTACAGCATACCGTCTTGGAATCAGCTCCCATCGTTCGTGTATCGTCCCGTACCCACCAAGGGATCCCCGAGCTACTACAGCGCCTCGACGAATGCCTGCTGAACCATCCACCCCGCGCAGACCTGGGGAGGCCACGCCTGCCAATCGACCGGGTTTTTTCCATGCCTGGCTTCGGTACCGTCGTAACCGGGACGCTCAGCGACGGCACGTTACAGGCGGGCAATGAAGTTGAGATCCTGCCGGCCGGCCTGCGCTCCCGCATCCGCGGTTTACAAACTCATCGTAAAAAAGAAGACCTGGCCATCCCAGGCAGCCGCACAGCAGTTAATCTCTCAGGCATCAATACCGAACAGGTGAAACGCGGGGATATCATTGCCTACCCGGGAAGCTACCAGCCTACCCGAAGGATCGATGTCAAGTTTAAATTGCTGGCCGACGTCCCCCTGCCGCTCAAACATGATACCATGGTAAAGTTTTTTATTGGTGCGGCCGAAGTGCTGGCCAGGGTACGGTTGTTGGGAAGCGAAGAGCTGCACCCAGGTGAGGAGGGTTGGTTGCAGCTTGAGCTGGAAGAGCCGGTCGTGGCCATCCGCGGTGATCGCTACATCCTGAGACGGCCCTCACCAGGTGAAACATTGGGCGGTGGAGTAATTATTGACCCCCACTCAAAAGGCAGGCACAAACGGTTCTCTGGGGGTGAGCTGGCCAGGCTAGAGTTGCTGAGCCGGGGAACTCCCGCGGAAATCCTGCTGCAAGCCCTGACAGCCCTGGGGATTGCCTCGCTTCAGGATGTTATCAGCCGTTCTAACCTCGACGCCACCATAGCCAAAAATGCTGCTCAGGAATTGGTCACCCAAGGGGATGTCATTACCTTGGATAATTCACCAGGGCTCGCTGCATCCTCTCAATCCCTGGTCATTTCAAGAAGTTATTGTAACCAGCTGAAACGCCAGGTCTTACAGGAAGTAGGGGATTACCATAAGGTATATCCTCTACGCGGCGGTATGCCGCGTGAGGAGTTGAAATCCCGCCTGAAATTAATCTCTCGGCCATATAACGCCATCTTACATTTGATCGTCGCGGATGGGGACCTGGTCGAAACCGGTGCGTTTGTTCGCTTAACAAACCATGCCATCCGCTTCAACTCCCAGCAACAGCTGGCTGCGGATGGGTTATTGAAGCGCTTTGCCAGTGCACCATACTCCCCACCGTCTGCGAAGGAGTGCATCACGGAAGTTGGAGATGAGCTGTATAATGCCATGCTTGAATCAGGCTGGTTAGTTTCCATTCCCCCAGACGTGGTCTTCCGCAAACAAGATTATGAGCGGATGGTATCAGAAGTAATCAATTTATTACAGGGAGGAAAAACAATCACGGCAGCTGAAGTTCGCGATCATTTTAATACCAGCCGCCGATACGTACTGGCACTCCTTGAGCATCTGGATGCACGGGGAATTACTGTGCGCGAGGGGGATATTCGGCGTTTGAAATAA
- a CDS encoding RNA polymerase subunit sigma-24, translating to MTENENKVAAEGFSLEALHAGDPQEFSRLVDAYSSKIYRLAIKMLNQQQDAEDVLQETFLKAYRAIKSFDGRSKISTWLFRIATNEALMIIRRKHPEMISIDEPIETEEGEQEPVQIIDWCCLPEDELLSEETRKKLDAAVQELPERLKVVFILRDINDLSTHETAEVLGLTDTAVKTRLSRARLRLREELSVYFSEKSGGGTELPADEPVVSTHKAPRETASSLKRSS from the coding sequence ATGACTGAAAATGAAAATAAGGTAGCAGCTGAAGGTTTTTCGCTGGAGGCTTTGCATGCCGGCGATCCACAAGAGTTTTCCCGCCTTGTGGATGCATACTCAAGTAAGATCTACCGCCTGGCTATAAAGATGTTAAATCAACAGCAGGATGCTGAGGATGTTCTACAAGAAACATTTTTAAAAGCTTATCGGGCCATAAAATCCTTCGATGGGCGCTCAAAGATATCAACCTGGCTGTTTCGGATTGCAACCAACGAAGCGCTCATGATCATCAGACGAAAACATCCGGAGATGATATCCATCGATGAGCCAATTGAGACCGAAGAAGGTGAACAAGAACCAGTCCAGATTATTGATTGGTGTTGCCTGCCTGAAGATGAACTGTTATCTGAAGAAACCCGGAAAAAATTAGATGCAGCAGTTCAAGAGCTTCCTGAAAGATTGAAAGTCGTGTTTATCTTGCGAGATATCAACGATTTATCAACTCACGAAACCGCTGAGGTGCTGGGGTTAACTGACACAGCAGTAAAGACCCGGTTGTCACGTGCCAGGTTGCGCTTACGAGAAGAACTCTCAGTCTACTTTTCTGAAAAATCCGGCGGTGGCACCGAGCTGCCAGCCGATGAACCGGTAGTGTCTACCCATAAAGCACCTAGAGAGACTGCTTCTTCTCTCAAGAGGAGTAGCTGA
- a CDS encoding glycoside hydrolase family 1 protein, with protein MAHATFHFPRGFLWGTATAAYQVEGNNPHSNWYAWEQQPGRILQGGKAGLACDWWNGRWREDFQRAADGAQNAHRMSLEWSRIQPAPDRWDEDALNRYVEMVRGLVELNMTPLVTLHHYSDPQWFVDKGGWEQDSAPVYFEKYVKKVVQALKDYVSLWCTINEPNGYAVEGFIQGLFPPGKQDLNTGFTVMVNLLRAHAAAYHAIHQIQPQARVGISHYYRSLKPSRGWFLPDRWVTRLLGHLNVAFPNGATDGVMRFLWMRKPVREARNTQDFLGIDYYTRDYVNFSLMRMSELFSRRHFREGAELSTTGYLANEPSGVFEAVKWGKGYGLPIIITENGIEDADDHLRPRYLVEHLHQVWKAVNFNWPIKAYFHWTLVDNFEWERGWTQRFGLWELDSDSQARHKRPSADLYAEICRENGISDEMVRKYATELIPELFPE; from the coding sequence ATGGCACACGCGACATTTCATTTTCCCCGCGGCTTCCTGTGGGGGACGGCTACAGCTGCCTATCAAGTAGAGGGTAACAATCCTCACAGCAACTGGTACGCCTGGGAGCAACAGCCAGGCAGAATTTTGCAGGGGGGCAAAGCCGGTCTTGCCTGTGACTGGTGGAACGGACGCTGGCGTGAGGATTTTCAGCGCGCTGCAGATGGCGCTCAGAATGCACATCGCATGTCGCTTGAATGGAGCAGGATCCAACCAGCTCCTGACCGCTGGGATGAGGATGCCCTCAACCGTTACGTGGAGATGGTGCGCGGGCTTGTGGAGCTGAACATGACGCCCCTCGTCACCCTGCACCACTATTCTGATCCGCAGTGGTTCGTGGATAAGGGGGGGTGGGAGCAGGACTCGGCCCCAGTGTATTTTGAAAAGTATGTCAAGAAGGTGGTTCAGGCCTTAAAAGATTACGTCAGCTTGTGGTGTACGATCAACGAGCCGAACGGGTACGCCGTTGAGGGTTTCATTCAAGGATTATTTCCGCCCGGCAAACAGGATCTCAACACAGGCTTTACCGTCATGGTTAATCTCCTGCGCGCCCATGCTGCGGCGTATCACGCCATTCACCAGATTCAACCACAAGCCAGGGTTGGGATTTCGCATTACTATCGTAGTTTGAAACCTTCCAGGGGGTGGTTTCTTCCCGATCGATGGGTAACCCGCTTATTGGGTCACCTAAATGTTGCATTCCCGAATGGTGCCACCGATGGAGTGATGCGCTTCTTGTGGATGAGGAAGCCTGTTCGGGAAGCCAGGAACACCCAGGATTTCCTGGGGATCGATTATTACACCCGGGATTACGTCAACTTCAGCCTAATGAGAATGAGTGAGCTATTCAGCCGGCGGCATTTCCGGGAAGGAGCCGAGCTGAGCACCACGGGGTACCTGGCCAATGAGCCATCGGGTGTATTCGAAGCAGTTAAATGGGGAAAGGGCTATGGACTGCCTATTATTATCACCGAAAACGGCATTGAAGATGCTGATGACCATCTGAGACCACGCTACCTGGTGGAGCATCTCCACCAGGTATGGAAGGCTGTGAACTTCAACTGGCCGATTAAAGCCTATTTCCACTGGACCCTGGTGGATAACTTTGAATGGGAACGCGGTTGGACCCAGCGATTCGGCTTGTGGGAATTGGATAGTGATAGCCAGGCACGTCATAAACGACCCAGCGCCGACCTTTATGCTGAAATCTGCCGTGAGAATGGCATCTCTGATGAGATGGTGCGGAAGTATGCAACGGAATTAATACCCGAACTATTTCCTGAGTAG